A region of Papilio machaon chromosome 22, ilPapMach1.1, whole genome shotgun sequence DNA encodes the following proteins:
- the LOC106712530 gene encoding protein mini spindles, with product MEDENEYKKLPTEEKCVHKLWKARVAGYEEASKLFIQIDDEKSPEWNKYLGLIKKFVTDSNAVAQEKGLEAALVFVENCGHAGKTTGEVMSGIVAKCIAAPKTKTKDLALQITLMYIEIEKHEIVEEELLKGMEQKNPKVVAACVSALNTALKLFGNKVIAIKPMVKKIPILLADRDKTVRDEMKALVVEMHRWIGAAIEPHIASLQAVVQQELRESFGSGGAQPTRYLRSQQNRVRDVPSADAADGGADDQDVENGGGESAEMDPYDLLDPVEILSKLPKDFYDKLDAKKWQERKEALDALEALLKTAPRLEPGDYADLVRALKKVISKDTNVMLVALGGRLMGMVASGLRGKFQPYAVSCVQSILEKFKEKKTNVVAALREAIDAIYPCTNLEAIMEDMIAAFDNKNPSIKAESALFLARALCHTQPAAFNKKLIKAYVAGLLKLLESADPSVRDAAAEALGTATKLVGEKNIAPHIGKLDNLKEQKIKEFAEKAVIHVKVAAPKKDTKPKTPVAAGKGDSKPTAGSSQPKPVKRPTTGGKKPPASAKKTTKAQASPPREQELSDDEVDARAEKLFASEVLSGLGDGNWKNRLTAVQSLHSTIQSLSSDDTSAQVLYRVLNKKPGLKDTNVQVLKARLETCKYITENFPISTTAANFVLQDVVVKLGESSCLSISADCLTSLADGCGLEHVLNEGLTYAMDSQKNPKVQSEMFNWMSGAIKEFGFTMNVKSIVAHSKKALSATNPNVRTSTVNFLGILSLYVGPSLINHFDSEKAATKQLISLELDKYANSSPPAPSRQIGTVSKSASKGSVGDEIEEGFEDAVDEEPVVVEDVRARTDIAPLITDALVAEINDKNWKVRNEALDKLKAIITNSSPIKPSLGELPPALVARLLDSNSKLAQSALHICEVLATALGPKSKQHVRTFFPPFFQAFGDSKQWIRTSAVSCVETWCKEAGPHSPFEGEMVFDALKSGSPVLRATLLQWLADHLPNVPLKSFPREELSVCVPLLFACVEDRAADVRKAAADCVLPIMLHLGYENMHKHLDKLKPGSKTVVLAVLDKARPNLPVQPLPTKSKKDEPRGVKSAGAQKKDAEKKATQPAKGKGVAKPSSASSRSKKEDDDCTPLLPNNNAKNQRIIDDQKLKVLKWNFTTPREEFFDLLKEQMTSAGLNKQLIANMFHSDFRYHLKAIEALSEDLQENGSALMANLDLVLKWLTLRFFDTNPSVILKGLEYLSLVFQYLMDSDYTMAEYEANCFIPYLVLKVGDPKDTVRNGVKALFKQICVVYSVTKLFGYLMEGLKSKNARQRAECLECIGHLLETYGSTVMSGGGSGASLRELARHIGDRDNAVRSAALNCVANAYFLEGEKVYKMIGQISDKDLSLLEERIKRASKSKSAEARRSMVVPLSASGKPMQPMPEEEPPRRVISVDTVPAAESEEEEIEEQPPPPVTQPVAPTPRVIPGPFGLDPELIAKLDASVPTPRKVDIPQVDLKFLDEPVPVPPYLQRSSMVPMCPPQHMPTYPLAAHAQPAQPAQHTQHTQHTTPLVDDSQIADIIHSIASPDLNAAFRAVSLISGTVMSGRGAALAAYESVLLTAIATQLRRVRTSPTPPDPQTTLAAYKCLTGALNTFYDAVDCGGNANEEALCEVLKELLRALGGAAGDAERYVRILNNACVSVLEHSPRTPLLCAIVSLLHESIGVSDPAFPRYQDLLLKCFWKTLKMIATWDVNSIDYDAVLYKIHLFYKAYPNNYWKKNTDISDTPYRTVKTLVHTLVKMKSWAIINHLKQIPDVNESDLLPYLFKVLKQLKQDDKKENVVESMNGGNVPIGVGNVGNVGNVGNVGGVGNVSSNTALHAGRLPRALHEELALILNRISTTEHKREALSQLYDLRERHPEVDIWTFMKGSSFYFRNYVERGLKEVAEMRKAATMPMYKHDYKTDNMDINNETDEKSHVVFLERLRALQAKAGLKIDSSPTSQPRTPVGDNRVLADSLGDGNLPRAHSIDPQLELHTAQSFSQRNEADMDALRLKLQQIKSSSKK from the exons ATGGAGGatgaaaatgaatataaaaagttacCGACAGAAGAGAAATGTGTCCACAAACTTTGGAAGGCTCGCGTCGCTGGATATGAGGAGGCAAGCAAACTGTTTATTCAAATTGATGATGAAAAATCACCCGaatggaataaatatttaggacTTATCAAGAAATTTGTGACAGACAGCAATGCAGTTGCCCAGGAAAAAG GCCTGGAGGCTGCATTGGTGTTTGTGGAGAATTGTGGACATGCAGGCAAGACCACCGGAGAAGTTATGTCTGGTATTGTCGCTAAGTGTATTGCCGCCCCTAAAACAAAGACTAAAGATCTTGCACTGCAG ATAACACTAATGTacatagaaatagaaaaacatgAGATTGTTGAAGAAGAATTGTTGAAAGGAATGGAGCAGAAGAATCCAAAAGTTGTTGCAGCCTGTGTATCGGCTCTGAACACGGCTCTCAAATTGTTTGGCAATAAAGTGATTGCTATAAAGCCTATGGTCAAAAAGATACCAATACTCTTAGCTGACAGAGATAAAACTGTGAGAGATGAAATGAAAGCATTAGTCGTTGAAATGCATAG GTGGATAGGAGCAGCAATAGAACCTCACATTGCCAGTCTCCAAGCTGTTGTCCAGCAAGAGCTGAGGGAATCCTTCGGTTCCGGAGGTGCTCAGCCCACAAGATACCTCCGCTCTCAGCAGAATAGAGTTAGAGATGTGCCATCTGCTGATGCAGCTGATG gtgGGGCAGACGACCAAGACGTAGAGAATGGTGGCGGTGAATCAGCGGAAATGGACCCTTACGATCTACTGGACCCAGTGGAAATACTCTCAAAATTACCAAAAGACTTCTACGATAAACTCGATGCTAAAAAGTGGCAAGAACGCAAAGAAGCACTTGACGCTTTGGAAGCATTGTTGAAGACTGCACCAAGATTGGAACCTGGAGATTATGCTGATTTGGTCAGAGCATTGAAAaag gttATATCAAAAGACACAAATGTAATGTTGGTAGCTCTGGGAGGAAGATTAATGGGGATGGTGGCCAGCGGTCTGCGTGGCAAGTTCCAGCCATATGCAGTGTCCTGTGTACAATCTATACTAGAGAAGTTCAAAGAGAAGAAAACTAATGTTGTAGCTGCGCTCAGAGAAGCTATAGACGCTATATACCCTTGT ACAAACTTAGAAGCGATAATGGAGGACATGATTGCTGCATTTGACAACAAGAATCCATCAATAAAAGCTGAAAGCGCTTTGTTCTTGGCCCGAGCTCTCTGTCACACACAACCGGCTGCGTTCAACAAGAAACTTATCAAGGCATATGTTGCTGGATTACTTAAACTACTAGAAAGTGCAG ATCCATCTGTAAGAGACGCGGCTGCAGAGGCACTTGGTACTGCAACTAAATTAGTAGGCGAGAAGAATATAGCACCGCACATTGGTAAACTTGATAACTTGAAGGAGCAAAAGATTAAGGAATTTGCTGAAAAG gcgGTGATACATGTCAAAGTTGCCGCACCTAAGAAGGATACGAAACCAAAAACCCCAGTAGCGGCGGGTAAAGGTGATTCTAAACCAACAGCCGGTTCAAGCCAACCCAAACCGGTTAAGAGACCAACAACCGGCGGTAAGAAACCACCTGCCAGTGCTAAGAAGACGACTAAAGCACAAGCCAGCCCGCCAAGAGAACAGGAATTATCTGATGATGAGGTTGATGCTAGAGCGGAGAAGTTATTTGCATCTGAAGTTCTGAGtg gCTTAGGCGACGGTAACTGGAAGAACCGTCTTACAGCAGTTCAGAGTCTTCATTCAACAATACAAAGTCTATCCTCTGATGATACATCAGCTCAAGTTCTATACAGAGTCCTGAACAAGAAACCCGGCCTCAAAGATACTAATGTGCAAGTCCTGAAAGCTCGATTGGAAACCTGCAAATATATTACGGAGAATTTTCCAATTTCCAC GACAGCTGCCAATTTCGTGTTACAAGATGTAGTGGTAAAACTAGGAGAAAGTTCCTGCCTGTCGATATCTGCAGATTGCCTCACATCTCTGGCTGATGGCTGCGGATTGGAACATGTTCTCAATGAAGGTCTAACATACGCTATGGACTCACAGAAGAATCCTAAAGTACAGTCTGAGATGTTTAACTGGATGTCTGGCGCGATTAAAGAGTTTGGATTTAC taTGAATGTAAAATCGATAGTAGCACATTCTAAGAAAGCACTATCAGCTACAAATCCTAACGTTAGAACATCAACAGTCAACTTCCTTGGTATACTATCTCTATATGTAGGACCATCTCTTATCAACCACTTTGATAGTGAAAAAGCAGCGACCAAGCAACTGATTAGTCTGGAACTAGACAAATATGCGAACAGTTCACCTCCGGCACCTAGTAGACAAATTGGAACAGTTAGTAAG TCCGCGAGCAAAGGTTCGGTTGGTGATGAGATAGAAGAAGGCTTCGAAGACGCGGTGGATGAGGAGCCTGTCGTAGTGGAGGATGTGAGAGCTCGCACTGATATCGCGCCATTGATTACTGACGCCTTAGTCGCTGAGATTAATGATAAGAATTGGAAG GTTAGAAACGAAGCTCTTGACAAATTAAAAGCTATAATCACAAACTCGTCACCTATAAAACCGTCTCTTGGAGAATTACCTCCAGCACTTGTGGCCAGGCTACTGGACTCTAATTCTAAACTAGCTCAAAGCGCGTTACATATCTGTGAAGTCCTCGCCACTGCGCTGGGACCTAAATCTAAACAACATGTACGGACATTCTTCCCGCCTTTCTTCCAAG CATTCGGCGACAGTAAACAATGGATCCGTACATCAGCGGTGTCGTGTGTGGAGACATGGTGCAAGGAGGCTGGGCCGCACTCACCTTTTGAGGGAGAGATGGTGTTCGACGCCCTCAAATCCGGCTCTCCCGTGCTCCGAGCCACTCTACTACAATGGCTAGCCGACCATCTGCCCAATG TTCCATTAAAATCATTCCCTCGTGAGGAGCTATCTGTGTGCGTGCCGTTGTTGTTCGCGTGCGTAGAAGACCGCGCGGCTGATGTGCGGAAAGCGGCCGCGGATTGCGTGTTGCCCATCATGCTGCACCTCGGCTACGAGAACATGCACAAGCACCTCGACAAGCTCAAG cCGGGGTCAAAGACGGTGGTGCTGGCTGTGCTAGACAAGGCGCGACCCAACCTGCCTGTGCAACCGTTACCAACTAAGAGCAAGAAGGATGAACCCCGCGGCGTCAAATCCGCTGGCGCTCAGAAAAAAGACGCCGAGAAGAAAGCTACACAGCCCGCTAAAGgaaag ggcGTCGCTAAGCCTTCTTCGGCGTCGAGTCGCAGCAAAAAGGAAGATGATGACTGCACTCCGTTATTACCTAACAATAATGCTAAAAACCAGAGGATTATTGACGATCAAAAGTTAAAAG ttttaaaatgGAACTTCACGACACCTCGCGAGGAGTTCTTTGACCTTTTGAAGGAGCAGATGACGAGCGCTGGATTGAACAAGCAACTTATTGCTAACATGTTTCATAGTGATTTTAg atACCATTTAAAAGCAATTGAAGCACTGTCGGAAGATTTACAAGAGAATGGGTCAGCTTTAATGGCTAATCTAGATCTAGTGCTCAAATGGCTGACACTAAGGTTCTTTGACACAAACCCATCTGTGATACTGAAGGGTTTGGAGTACCTTTCTCTGGTGTTCCAGTATTTAATGGATAGTGACTATACTATGGCGGAATATGAAGCTAATTGTTTCATACCGTATCTTGTATTAAAG gtCGGAGATCCAAAAGACACAGTACGTAATGGAGTAAAGGCTCTTTTTAAGCAGATATGTGTCGTGTACTCTGTCACCAAGCTATTTGGATATCTAATGGAAGGACTTAAATCTAAAAACGCAAGGCAACGAGCGg AATGCTTGGAGTGTATCGGTCACCTACTGGAGACGTACGGGTCCACGGTGATGTCTGGAGGTGGGTCGGGCGCATCTCTGCGAGAGTTGGCTAGACATATCGGAGACAGAGATAACGCAGTGCGCTCAGCTGCGCTCAACTGCGTAGCTAATGCATACTTTTTAGAAGGGGAAAAGGTCTACAAGATGATCGGACAG ATATCGGACAAAGATCTCTCTCTGTTGGAAGAGAGGATAAAGAGAGCGAGCAAGAGTAAGAGTGCGGAAGCGAGAAGGTCAATGGTTGTGCCGCTGTCTGCCAGCGGGAAACCAATGCAGCCTATGCCAGAG GAAGAACCTCCGAGACGAGTGATCTCAGTGGACACAGTGCCAGCGGCGGAGAGTGAAGAGGAAGAAATAGAGGAACAGCCCCCACCACCTGTCACACAGCc TGTAGCGCCGACGCCGCGAGTGATACCGGGCCCGTTCGGTTTAGACCCGGAATTAATCGCGAAATTGGACGCATCTGTACCTACACCTAGAAAAGTGGATATTCCTCAAGTCGATCTGAAGTTCTTAGATGAACCTGTACCCGTGCCCCCGTATCTGCAGCGTAGCAG CATGGTACCGATGTGTCCGCCGCAACATATGCCTACGTACCCTCTAGCGGCGCACGCGCAGCCCGCACAGCCCGCACAGCACACACAGCACACACAGCACACAACACCACTAGTTGACGACTCCCAGATAGCTGATATTATACACTCTATTGCTAGCCCAGATCTCAAC GCGGCGTTCCGAGCGGTATCACTAATATCAGGTACGGTGATGTCCGGTCGTGGTGCGGCGCTGGCTGCGTACGAGTCAGTACTGCTCACAGCGATTGCGACACAACTGCGACGTGTGCGCACTTCACCGACACCTCCAGACCCGCAGACAACACTTGCTGCCTACAAGTGTCTCACTGGAGCACTTAACACG TTCTATGATGCTGTGGACTGTGGTGGTAACGCCAACGAAGAGGCACTCTGCGAAGTGTTGAAGGAACTTCTCCGTGCGCTAGGTGGCGCTGCGGGCGATGCGGAGCGCTACGTGCGTATACTGAACAACGCCTGCGTCAGCGTACTGGAACATTCACCCAGAACGCCGTTGCTATG tgcaATAGTATCACTCCTACATGAATCTATCGGTGTTTCGGATCCAGCTTTCCCTCGCTACCAAGATTTATTACTGAAGTGCTTCTGGAAGACTCTCAAAATGATAGCCACGTGGGACGTCAACTCCATAGACTACGACGCGGTGCTGTACAAGATACATCTCTTCTATAAGGCATATCCTAATAACTATTGGAAGAAGAATACTGATATCAGTGATACACCATACAG aaCTGTAAAGACACTTGTACATACGCTGGTGAAAATGAAGAGCTGGGCAATAATAAACCACCTCAAGCAAATACCAGATGTCAACGAATCTGATCTCTTGCCGTATCTGTTCAAAGTATTAAAG CAATTGAAACAGGATGATAAGAAAGAGAATGTCGTCGAGTCTATGAATGGAGGCAACGTTCCCATCGGTGTGGGCAACGTGGGCAATGTTGGGAACGTGGGCAACGTGGGCGGAGTGGGCAACGTGAGCTCCAACACAGCGCTGCACGCG